In the Cylindrospermopsis raciborskii Cr2010 genome, GTCAGGGTCATGAACCTTTACTACTACTCCACGGGATGGCTGATAATGCCCTGGTTTGGTTAAGTTTGGGCGATTATTTGTCCCCAAATTACCATGTTATAGCTCCCGATATGCGTGGTCATGGTAACAGCAGTAAACCGGAAACAGATTATTCCTTTACAAGTGCGATCGCTGATTTGGAAGCCTTAATGAATAGTCTTGGTTGGTTGAGTGCTAATGTAGTTAGTCACTCTTGGACAGGTAAACTAGCAGCTATTTGGGCTAGGCAAAATCCAGGGAGGTTAAAAACTATGACTTTAGTAGACCCGATTTTTATTTGGAAGATGCCTAGGGTACTTAAATTAATCTTTCCTTTGTTGTATAACGTATTACCATCTTTACAAACTATGGGTCCATTTAGCAGTTATGAAGCAGCTGAGGAGAAAATCAAAAAACTGGTTCACTTTCGAGAATGGAATGATTTGCAACAACAAGTTTTTCAAGGGGGAATAGAGCAAAAACCGGATGGCACGTGGGGTAGTAAATTTACCGTGGCCGCTCGTGACGGAATTTTTGATGCAGTATTAGAAGTAGCTGGTTTTATTCACCCCGTGGAAATACCCACCCTGTTTGTTCAACCTGAAAAAGGAGTGAATCGCCAAGATTGGCAAATCAAACCTTATAAAGACAACCTTAAAAACCTCACCTGGAAAAAGATCCCAGGAACCCATTGGCCGTTTCTAAGTAACCCAGAAGAATTTAATCTTACTATAGCTGAATTCTTAGCACAATCAATATAGCTTGATTTAGTCTCATTCTATTTTAACTTATATTTAACTTGTATTTAAACTATGAGTCTTTGCATAAACCCTGTTTGTCCCCAACCAAAGCATCCAGATAACGATAGAAACTACTTTTGTCAAAGTTGTGGTTCCCCATTGGAATTATTAGGAACTTATCGGGTAGTACGTTTATTAAGTGATCACACTGGATTCAGTAAAGTTTATGAGGTCTATCAACAAGACATACTAAAAATACTTAAAGTGCTGAAACAACAAGTATCTAATGATGACGAAGCCAAAAAAGTATTTGAACAAGAAATGAGTGATCTAGGCCAATTGGAACAAAATGATATGGCACCAGAGTATTTTACCCATCAAACCAGCACAGGGATGACCCTTCACTGTATGGTTGTGGAAAAAAATGTGATGGGCGGTTTAAATACACAAATAGTCACAGAAACAAACACCAAACAAAACCTGGGTCAAAATTCAGAAAAGCCATTGGCAAAACTACCACTAGTAGCATTACTTTGGGCATTACTTTGTTCATTGTTTTTGCTGTGGTTAGTAGCATTTACCAATAGGGATAATAGATTTGTGGTTTTTCCCTCCGACTATGGACAATTACCGATTAAAAAGGGGGAAGTAGACTACTTTGCATACGAAGAGGGTCAAGACAGTCAAGGTAGAGTAGCAGAATTCAATATAGCAGTTTTATCAGTAGAATATAAATGGCAGTTGGGTAGTACCTATCAGATTAAGTATAATAATGAAACAATTAATCTTGAATCCTTAAAATCCAGATTACAAGAGGAAGGGATACAAACAATCATGGAAGATCCCAGTGAGATTATTTCCGTAGGGACAGCTTCC is a window encoding:
- a CDS encoding alpha/beta fold hydrolase, whose product is MSHTRKTLSIPNMEISYLEWSQGHEPLLLLHGMADNALVWLSLGDYLSPNYHVIAPDMRGHGNSSKPETDYSFTSAIADLEALMNSLGWLSANVVSHSWTGKLAAIWARQNPGRLKTMTLVDPIFIWKMPRVLKLIFPLLYNVLPSLQTMGPFSSYEAAEEKIKKLVHFREWNDLQQQVFQGGIEQKPDGTWGSKFTVAARDGIFDAVLEVAGFIHPVEIPTLFVQPEKGVNRQDWQIKPYKDNLKNLTWKKIPGTHWPFLSNPEEFNLTIAEFLAQSI
- a CDS encoding zinc ribbon domain-containing protein produces the protein MSLCINPVCPQPKHPDNDRNYFCQSCGSPLELLGTYRVVRLLSDHTGFSKVYEVYQQDILKILKVLKQQVSNDDEAKKVFEQEMSDLGQLEQNDMAPEYFTHQTSTGMTLHCMVVEKNVMGGLNTQIVTETNTKQNLGQNSEKPLAKLPLVALLWALLCSLFLLWLVAFTNRDNRFVVFPSDYGQLPIKKGEVDYFAYEEGQDSQGRVAEFNIAVLSVEYKWQLGSTYQIKYNNETINLESLKSRLQEEGIQTIMEDPSEIISVGTASCEGDIKSEQSRALERSKQIQLLVKKLFSDSLSVKAYRLLNLGQFQRKDCQSDQDLTAYQRSIIIIGVKKQDEGVILDEALRDRLEKKPFADFKLEDYSLGGVDIFKTISSNLQLGDGF